Proteins encoded in a region of the Cheilinus undulatus linkage group 8, ASM1832078v1, whole genome shotgun sequence genome:
- the LOC121514300 gene encoding complement C1q-like protein 3, producing MIWFVLLFCGLALAQDQNTAVRVFESGGCWTDMCELLRKVNAMSEILDAMKTRMDDSETKLQATESRLQASETKLQATESRLQASETKLQATETKLKASESRLRNSENQIRGLMNKETTRVAFSAALGGNAENFGPFNTRTTLIYKTVKTNIGNAYNSATGIFTAPVAGVYYFTFFYNANSTHKAFLMLYKNSVQIVFIWENSSKTESYDSGGNAVFLQLKRGDQVYVRMGENSHIYGGSYYTTFSGFLVSQM from the exons atgatttggtttgttttgttattCTGTGGCTTGGCTTTGGCTCAGGATCAGAATACTGCTGTAAGAGTTTTTGAATCAGGAGGGTGTTGGACTGACATGTGTGAGCTCCTGAGAAAGGTTAATGCCATGTCTGAAATACTTGACGCTATGAAAACCAGAATGGATGACAGTGAAACCAAACTCCAGGCAACTGAATCAAGGCTACAGGCCAGTGAAACCAAACTCCAGGCAACTGAATCCAGGCTGCAGGCCAGTGAAACCAAACTCCAGGCAACTGAAACCAAACTCAAGGCCAGTGAATCTCGGCTACGGAACAGTGAAAATCAGATTCGTGGACTGATGAACAAGG AAACAACCAGAGTGGCCTTCAGTGCAGCATTGGGAGGAAACGCCGAAAACTTCGGACCTTTTAACACCCGCACAACTTTAATCTACAAAACGGTGAAAACAAACATCGGGAACGCCTACAATTCAGCCACAG gTATCTTCACCGCTCCTGTGGCAGGTGTTTATTACTTCACCTTCTTTTATAATGCCAACAGTACACATAAAGCCTTTCTGATGCTCTACAAGAACTCAGTTCAGATAGTCTTTATTTGGGAGAACAGTTCAAAAACAGAAAGTTATGATAGTGGAGGAAATGCTGTGTTTCTTCAGCTGAAGCGAGGAGACCAGGTGTATGTGAGAATGGGTGAAAATTCACACATTTATGGAGGCAGCTACTATACAACTTTTAGTGGTTTTTTGGTCTCTCAAATGTGA
- the LOC121514302 gene encoding complement C1q-like protein 4, with the protein MIWFVLLFCGLALAQDQTTGLSTDSGQCLTDICELGKMLNAMSETLNALKTRMSDSETKLRESENQIRGLMNKETTRVAFSAALGGNGGNFGPFNTEITLIYKTVKTNIGNAYNSATGIFTAPVAGVYYFTFFCNANRGQKLLLELHKNSEKIISVIELNSDTDSDDNGGNAVFLQLQQGDQVYVRMMENTHVYGGDYHTTFSGFLVSQM; encoded by the exons atgatttggtttgttttgttgttctgtggATTGGCTTTGGCTCAGGATCAGACTACTGGTTTAAGCACTGATTCAGGGCAGTGTTTGACTGACATTTGTGAGCTTGGGAAAATGCTCAATGCCATGTCTGAAACACTTAACGCTTTAAAAACCAGAATGAGTGACAGTGAAACCAAGCTGAGGGAGAGTGAAAATCAGATTCGTGGACTGATGAACAAAG AAACAACCAGAGTGGCCTTCAGTGCAGCACTGGGAGGAAACGGAGGAAACTTCGGACCTTTtaacactgaaataactttaatctacaaaacagtgaaaacaaacatCGGGAACGCCTACAATTCAGCCACAG gTATCTTCACCGCTCCTGTGGCAGGTGTTTATTACTTCACCTTCTTCTGTAACGCTAATAGGGGCCAAAAACTTCTCCTGGAGCTCCACAAGAACTCAGAGAAAATAATCTCGGTTATTGAGCTCAATTCAGACACTGACAGTGATGATAATGGAGGAAATGCTGTGTTTCTTCAGCTGCAGCAGGGAGACCAGGTGTATGTGAGAATGATGGAAAATACACACGTTTATGGAGGCGACTACCATACAACTTTTAGTGGTTTTTTGGTCTCTCAAATGTGA